From the genome of Candidatus Defluviilinea proxima:
CGCGGAAAAGGTTTTGACCACACTTCAGTCCATTCCTTCTTCGCGAGCCACACCGGAACCTTGATGTACTACAATGTAAGGGCGACCCGTCAGGGTGTAGCGATCAGGATTGTTGGCAATGCGCTACTCCAAACGGATATGATGGATGGTATTGAAGGGTCGCCCCTAACAAAAGAAAAATTATTATTTGAGTAACTTGTGACCCGTTCCATCAAAAACTTCTTCACAGCCATCCTCCTTTGCGGAATCCTGCTCAGTGCGCGCGGCGCCTCTGCGGAACGTGACGTTGCGCCTGCACAGGTGGTCACGCCATTTTTATATCCGCCTTACCCGGGCTCGGCTTCACAAGAATCCATCTTCGATCATTCCACTCCCAACTATACCTACGATAACAAAGTCATTGCATACTCTGGTGATGTAGCCAACAAGAATTGTCCATCCCCTCAACCTTCCGGCACTCGTCCACCGCAAAGCGGGGTTTGTAATGCGGGCAGTGGCGGGTACTGGTCGTACAGTCTCGGCGATTGGGTTTATTACGATGGGCACGATGGCGTGGACTATGGCATTTCCTATCGTCCTATTTATGCCGCCGCGGATGCCGATCAGGTTGTTTACGCCGGTTGGTGGGACCCGCAAAATCACAAGACCAACCTCGGCATTTATGTTCGCTTGCATCACTCGAATGGTTACAACACCTACTATGGACACATGAGCTCTGTCGCTGTGCAGGCATGTTCTTCGCCGGGTTGTACGTTCGTTCCGCATGGTGAAATGTTGGGTATTAGCGGCACCACAGGTAACTCATCCGGTCCGCATTTGCATTTGCTTGTGCGCGATGTCAACAACAAATCGGTTGATCCTTATGGTTGGAAGGGGAGCGGATCAAGCCCGTGGGTGCCGCAACAAAAAGAATCCTTATGGGTGGCGTATCCGTCACTTGCATATTATGGTGCGGCCATTTATCCATCAGGCCAGGAATTGGCCTATCCAGCCAGACCCAGTGGCGGCATCATCATCGATGATGGCTCGCTGGAATTCGATGAAACTCCCGATAGTTGTTGGATTCAAACTTCTGCGGGGAGCGCACAGAATGGAAGCATGAGTTATTCCAAGCCGCGCACCTCTGCGGCAACCTGTTCTGCGCAATGGGCATTCCCGCAAGGCTCGCGAGACGGTGTCTATTCAGTTTATATTCGCATCCCTGCCATCAAAGCCACAAGTCAGGGCGCCCTGTATACCATCAGCCATGCAGGCAAAAACGACCAGGTTGTTATCAATCAATCGGTATTTCCGAACATTTACTACGTCACCGATGGATGGGTCTACGTTGGTAAATACAACTTCACAGGTGCAGGAGGCGAATACATTGAGATCTCAAATCGGACTCAGGATGAATCCGCCAGCATCGCCAATTTGGAAGTTGGTGCCGACGCTGTTCGTTTCATCCTCCAGGGAGACGCGACTCCGACTCCGCCCGCGCCTGTCACTGTCACCCCAACTTTTACGCCAACACTGACAAAGACTCCTACGAAAACCTTTACACCGACTGTCACTCGTACGCCGTCCAGCACTCCCACCTCGACAGTGACACGAACGCCGACGAAGACGCCCACGCCTACGGTCACGCGGACACCGACCAAGACACCAACGCCAACGTTCACACGCACACCGACCAAAACCCCGACTGCAACCTTTACACGTACGCCAACACGTACTGCTACATCTTCACGCACGCCTACTAATACGCGTACACCCACTGCAACACGTACTGCGACCAATACCCGTACGCCAACGAAAACTCCAACGCCGACCAAAACTCGAACCCCAACTCGGACAGCTACTCCTTCACGTACCCCTACTGCCACGCGTACGCCAACTGTAACACGCACACCGACAAATACGCGTACGCCTACCGTGACCCGCACACCGACGCCTACTCGTACATCGACATTCACTCGCACGCCCACACGCACACCAACGCCTACACAAACTCGGCGGCCAACCGCTACGCCGTTGTATGTCAAAGTCAATGTGTACTTTGTGGGTAACTATGCTTACACCAACAACATCCCTCCCTTCGAGCGGACCGGAGTCCGTTGGGCGCGGACGAGCAATGTCATTGGTTCAGTACTGGATGAATATTTCAAAGGCCCCGGTGCAACCGAAAAATATACCTACGGCTGGATCAACCTAAAGAATGGCTTCACAGGCTACAGCAAGTTTGAAGTCATTGATAGCGTTGCCCACCTCTACCTCAAAGGGACATGTAACCGCGCTGGTGCCACCTACACCGTCGCTGACTTACTCACCTACAATCTCAAGCAGTTCTCTGAGATCAAGTTTGTGAAAATTTACGATGAAAATGGGTCAACACAAAATCCAGACGGATTGAGTGATTCCATCCCTGCGTGTTTGCAACCGTAAAAAATGTAGGGGCGACCCATTGGGTCGCCCCTACAAAATCTATTAAATGACAGCCGCTTCTACCGATTGGATCGGTGGCAAGTAATCTGCCAACAACTCCCAACTGTCTCCTGAATCCCGCGAGTAAAACAATTGTCCGGTATTTGTGCCAACATATATCCCGGCATCTTCGAATGTGTCGGTTGCCATGGCTTCGCGCAGAACAACCAGATGGGCTTTCTCCGGTAAGCCTTTTGTCATGCGTTCCCACGAATCACCTGCATCTCGACTACGCCACACAGAAAATTTCCCGTCCACGCTCATGCGGTATTCATCGCTTTCTTCAAGCGCAATGTAAATTGTTTTCGGGTCAGTGGGATGTACTGCTATGGGAAAGCCAAATCGAGCCGGTAATTTCCCTTCACCAATATCGATCCAGTCTTCACCTGCGTTGTCACTGCGATAGACACCACAATGATTCTGTTGATAGATCACATTGGGGTTGGATGGGTGCATGTCCATTTTATGCACGCATTGACCGAACTCAGGAAACTTGATCGGCGAAAAATCGGCACGCACATTCTTGTTATAAGGTGCCCATGTTTTTCCACCATCATCAGTACGATAGCAACCTGCGGCAGAGACGGCAATATACATTCGGTTTAGATTTGTGGGGTCCAATAAAATGGTGTGCAAGGTCAAGCCGCCTGCGCCGGGATTCCATTGTCCGCGTTGAGGGTGGTCGAACAGACTCTCGTTCAAAGTCCATGTTTCGCCGCGGTCTTTGGAGACGAAGAAGGACGCAGGTTGTGCACCAGCATATAAAACATTCGGTTCATTTTCGCGTCCGGGCTGAATGTTCCACACCTTGATCATTTTTTCAGGCTTGTCTGCGATGCTCTCACCGCCTTCGGAGCGGAAGGCTTCGTCCACAGTGCTGGCGGGTCTGCCAGAATTTGACGAGCGCGTAAGGAGAGGCACCTGTTTGGCTTGAGTCCACGTTTTGCCAAAGTCATCTGAATAGTGGGTGGTAGGACCATACACAAAGTGACTCGTTGCCGCATGCAAGCGCTGGTCACGCGGGTCCATTTGGATGTGCATCACGTTCCAACTTTTAAATTGAATATCGCTTCTTTGCCACTTCTTGCGTTTCTCGTTGCTTTCGAAGATAAAGCCGCCCTTGCTTGTTCCGACGAAGACCAAAACTTTTTTGCTCATGATCGTCTCCTTTTTAAAACAGAAAAAATGTTCTAAAACATTTTACCATAATCGGAGACGAACTGTCAGATTACGAGATGTGTCAGAAAGCTGAAACAAATCAATGGAAGCGTGAAGCGGCTATTTCACTTCAATCTCTTCATACTTGAAGTTGTCAAAGGCAACGGTCATCGAGTGGAAGCTCATTCCCATCCCTGCACTTGTAGGTGTGGCTGGTTGAGAATACAGAACGTACAGAAGGCCATTGTTGATCGTGAAATAGACATCCACAAGATTGGGCTGGGCAGATGGCTTGACTTCCATCACGATGTTATTGGTAGCCACGCTTGGGTTCAAATATCCGCTGACGTTTCCGTTCAGGTCTGTTAGAAAGCCCTTCTTATAATCGTAATCACGAACTATATACACCTGCCACGTGGATGTGCCAAAGTAGATCACTCGATCAAGGTTATTGGAGCTGGCGCTGATCAATCCCGTGAGACCAAAGTAGCGATCGGTGGGGCCATCTACGTATGTGGCATCCACGCTCACGCGATAGTAAGTATGTTTGCCGCAGGCTTCACAGACGATCAGGCTGAATTGTTCGCCGAGGTTATCTACAGGCTCGAAGGGGCCGAAGACCAACCTGCCATCTTTGACAGTGCATTTATTGCAACTGTAATTGCCGAGCGCGTTGGCGTTGGAAAAGTCATCGCTGAATGAAAATGGCCCTGGGGTGGGGGTGATCGTTGGTGTGTCTGTGGGGATGGGGCTTGGCGTCAACGTTGGTGTTTCTGTCGGGGTGGCGGTTGGTGTCAGTGTTGGCGTAAAGGTGGGTGTCGCGGTAGGGGTATCTGTTGGGAAAAAGCCGCCGATCACGGGCGCAGATTTTAAGTCGCAACTGCTAAGTGTAAGTATGACCATGCATAGTATTAGGATATGAATGCGTTTCATTTTTCCTCCTGCTGAGATAGTGCTATTATACTCAGCGTAATCACATCGTATAAGTTTTTTAAAAGTGAGGCCGTAACCTGTTCCTTGTGTTCTGAACATATCCAAAGAGCTATTGTGGTAAATCCATCAAGTGGTTAAGATTTTGACCCTGCAAAGGAGGAATGATGAGATTTTACTTATGGATTGGCGTGTTCGCTCTGATTTTGACATCCTGTAACTTACAAGCGATCCCCGCGACAACCACGCCTCTTCCCTCGCCGACACTTGATACGCCGACATTAAGTGTCGCTACCCCCACGCTTGTTCCGATCGAGACTCTGCTGGCAGTGGATACGCCTACGATCGCACCATCGCCAACAGCCAATGTGACATTAGCATCTCCCAAAGACCAGCCGGTCAACTGTCGTTTTGGACCGGCTGTTTCGTATGCTGTGACCGGTGCGTTGATCGTTGGCCGTCAGGCGGAAGTGATCGGTAAAAGCATCGACGAGACGTGGTGGTATGTCAAAAATCCCAGTGACCCTTCCAGAAATTGCTGGCTTTCCACTGACTTCGTGACTATTGAAGGAAATATAGCTTCGCTTCCAGTGGTGAGTCCGCCCGAGATTGGGGTGAACGATATCAAGGTCCAGGTTGACCCGGTGTTGATGAATGTGGGGTGTGATGCATTCCCGCAAACGGTCAGCGTGACGGCACAGATCACATCCAATGGTCCAACACTGGTCACATGGAGGTGGGAGACGAGTGCTGGGGATGTTTCAGATGAGAAAGTCTTGTTATTCGAATCAGAAGGGAAGAAAGAAGTCAGAGAGATCATGAACGTGTGGAGTGCGAACGACTATTGGGTCAATCTCCATGTGCTTGTTCCTAACGATAGGAGTGGTGGTGCATTATTCAAAGTGACGTGTGTGCCATAGTGGTGAAAATAGTTTGCTTTGAGCATTAGTATACGTGTTTGCAAGTTTTCCTTTATAGGACATGATATATAATCACTGTCAAGGAGACCTTTATGAGGTATATGTTTGTTTGTATCGCGTTGCTCCTTGCGGCTTGTGTACATCAGAATGGTCAGCCTGTTACTCAGGTAGGTGATAAGCTGACTGAGATCAAGGCAAGAGGCACATTAATTATTGCAACTGATCCAGACTATGCTCCACAGTCACAGTTGTTGAAAGATATGTCTCCCGCTCTGGGGACGAAATGTGAACCGACACAATATACGGCGAACCAATTTATAGGTTTTGATGTAGCGGTAGCCGTTGCTGTAGCCAATCAACTTGGTGTTGAGCCATGCTTTGTGACTCCGCCGTGGAGTCAGTTGGTTGCAGGGAATTGGGGCGATAATTGGGATATCCATGCCGGT
Proteins encoded in this window:
- a CDS encoding peptidoglycan DD-metalloendopeptidase family protein, producing the protein MTRSIKNFFTAILLCGILLSARGASAERDVAPAQVVTPFLYPPYPGSASQESIFDHSTPNYTYDNKVIAYSGDVANKNCPSPQPSGTRPPQSGVCNAGSGGYWSYSLGDWVYYDGHDGVDYGISYRPIYAAADADQVVYAGWWDPQNHKTNLGIYVRLHHSNGYNTYYGHMSSVAVQACSSPGCTFVPHGEMLGISGTTGNSSGPHLHLLVRDVNNKSVDPYGWKGSGSSPWVPQQKESLWVAYPSLAYYGAAIYPSGQELAYPARPSGGIIIDDGSLEFDETPDSCWIQTSAGSAQNGSMSYSKPRTSAATCSAQWAFPQGSRDGVYSVYIRIPAIKATSQGALYTISHAGKNDQVVINQSVFPNIYYVTDGWVYVGKYNFTGAGGEYIEISNRTQDESASIANLEVGADAVRFILQGDATPTPPAPVTVTPTFTPTLTKTPTKTFTPTVTRTPSSTPTSTVTRTPTKTPTPTVTRTPTKTPTPTFTRTPTKTPTATFTRTPTRTATSSRTPTNTRTPTATRTATNTRTPTKTPTPTKTRTPTRTATPSRTPTATRTPTVTRTPTNTRTPTVTRTPTPTRTSTFTRTPTRTPTPTQTRRPTATPLYVKVNVYFVGNYAYTNNIPPFERTGVRWARTSNVIGSVLDEYFKGPGATEKYTYGWINLKNGFTGYSKFEVIDSVAHLYLKGTCNRAGATYTVADLLTYNLKQFSEIKFVKIYDENGSTQNPDGLSDSIPACLQP
- a CDS encoding exo-alpha-sialidase; its protein translation is MSKKVLVFVGTSKGGFIFESNEKRKKWQRSDIQFKSWNVMHIQMDPRDQRLHAATSHFVYGPTTHYSDDFGKTWTQAKQVPLLTRSSNSGRPASTVDEAFRSEGGESIADKPEKMIKVWNIQPGRENEPNVLYAGAQPASFFVSKDRGETWTLNESLFDHPQRGQWNPGAGGLTLHTILLDPTNLNRMYIAVSAAGCYRTDDGGKTWAPYNKNVRADFSPIKFPEFGQCVHKMDMHPSNPNVIYQQNHCGVYRSDNAGEDWIDIGEGKLPARFGFPIAVHPTDPKTIYIALEESDEYRMSVDGKFSVWRSRDAGDSWERMTKGLPEKAHLVVLREAMATDTFEDAGIYVGTNTGQLFYSRDSGDSWELLADYLPPIQSVEAAVI